In Macadamia integrifolia cultivar HAES 741 chromosome 12, SCU_Mint_v3, whole genome shotgun sequence, the following are encoded in one genomic region:
- the LOC122057241 gene encoding probable acylpyruvase FAHD1, mitochondrial, with protein sequence MANLLNIGTKIVAVGRNYVAHAKELGNAVPKEPVLFIKPTSSYLANGGTIEIPYNLESLDYEAELAVVIGKKARDVPQASAMDYVQGYALALDMTSRDLQSTAKSGGLPWTKAKGQDTFTPIGSMLPKSLVLDHDNLELWLKVDGELKQKGSTGDMLFKIPFLISHISSMMTLLEGDVILTGTPEGVGQVKAGQKITAGISGLTEVNFDVQNRQKPGSQ encoded by the exons ATGGCGAACCTTTTGAATATTGGTACTAAGATCGTCGCCGTCGGCCGCAATTATGTTGCTCACGCCAAGGAACTCGGCAACGCAGTCCCCaag GAGCCAGTACTTTTCATAAAGCCTACCTCATCTTATCTGGCGAACGGGGGAACAATAGAGATTCCATACAATTTGGAATCCCTTGACTATGAAGCAGAGTTAGCCGTTGTCATTGGGAAGAAAGCTCGTGATGTTCCTCAGGCATCTGCAATGGATTATGTTCAAG GTTATGCACTTGCCCTGGATATGACATCCAGGGATCTCCAATCTACTGCAAAG TCTGGAGGTCTTCCATGGACAAAAGCAAAAGGACAGGACACCTTCACTCCTATAGGTTCAATG CTGCCCAAGTCTTTGGTGCTGGACCATGATAACTTGGAATTATGGTTAAAG GTAGATGGGGAACTCAAACAGAAAGGATCAACAGGTGATATGCTGTTCAAAATCCCATTTCTGATTAGCCACATAAGTTCTATGATGACACTTTTAGAAGGAGATGTCATACTAACAG GCACCCCAGAAGGTGTTGGTCAGGTGAAAGCAGGGCAGAAGATAACAGCTGGAATAAGTGGTCTCACCGAAGTTAACTTTGATGTCCAAAACCGTCAAAAGCCAGGAAGTCAGTGA
- the LOC122057723 gene encoding epoxide hydrolase A-like isoform X1, translating into MEGIEHRMVSVNGIEMHIAEKGKGPVVLFLHGFPELWYSWRHQITALASHGYWAVAPDLRGFGDTDAPPSPSSYTAFHIVGDLIALIDLLGQDQVFMVAHDWGAVIGWHFCLFRPDRVKALVCLSVPFTPRNPSAKPIDRMRATLGEDYYICRFQEHGDIEDVFSRFGTSYLLRRFLTSRRPSPLYLPKGKEFGDTPDRQISLPSWLSEEDIKYYASKFDIKGFTGGLNYYRALDLNWELMAPWTGVQVKVPVKFIVGDLDLTYNTPGAKQYIHDGGFKRDVPFLEDVVVMEGVGHFINEERPEEISTHILDFIQRF; encoded by the exons atggaagggATTGAGCACAGGATGGTAAGTGTGAATGGAATAGAGATGCATATAGCCGAGAAAGGAAAAGGCCCTGTGGTGCTGTTTCTGCACGGTTTTCCTGAACTCTGGTACTCGTGGAGGCACCAGATCACCGCACTCGCTTCCCATGGCTACTGGGCTGTGGCTCCTGACCTCCGTGGTTTTGGTGACACCGATGCCCCACCCTCTCCTAGTAGCTATACTGCATTTCACATCGTGGGCGACCTCATTGCCCTCATCGACCTCCTTGGCCAAGATCAG GTGTTTATGGTGGCACATGACTGGGGAGCCGTGATTGGTTGGCATTTCTGCTTGTTTCGCCCCGATCGAGTTAAGGCTCTCGTCTGCCTCAGCGTTCCCTTTACTCCTCGAAACCCATCAGCTAAGCCCATCGATCGAATGCGAGCTACCCTGGGAGAGGATTACTATATCTGCAGATTCCAG GAACATGGAGACATAGAAGATGTGTTTTCTCGTTTCGGTACCTCATATTTGCTTAGGAGATTTCTAACATCACGACGCCCATCTCCACTTTATTTGCCTAAAGGCAAAGAATTTGGAGATACACCTGACCGTCAAATTTCCTTGCCTTCTTGGTTGTCAGAAGAGGACATTAAATACTATGCTAGCAAATTCGACATAAAAGGCTTCACTGGAGGATTGAATTACTATCGAGCTCTGGATCT AAACTGGGAGCTAATGGCACCATGGACTGGTGTACAAGTAAAAGTTCCAGTCAAGTTTATTGTAGGTGACCTGGATTTGACATACAACACCCCAGGTGCCAAGCAATATATACATGATGGTGGCTTTAAGAGAGATGTGCCATTTCTGGAGGATGTGGTTGTGATGGAAGGAGTGGGTCACTTCATCAATGAAGAAAGGCCTGAAGAAATATCCACCCATATTTTGGATTTCATTCAGAGATTTTAA
- the LOC122057723 gene encoding epoxide hydrolase A-like isoform X2 — protein MEGIEHRMVSVNGIEMHIAEKGKGPVVLFLHGFPELWYSWRHQITALASHGYWAVAPDLRGFGDTDAPPSPSSYTAFHIVGDLIALIDLLGQDQVFMVAHDWGAVIGWHFCLFRPDRVKALVCLSVPFTPRNPSAKPIDRMRATLGEDYYICRFQKLGANGTMDWCTSKSSSQVYCR, from the exons atggaagggATTGAGCACAGGATGGTAAGTGTGAATGGAATAGAGATGCATATAGCCGAGAAAGGAAAAGGCCCTGTGGTGCTGTTTCTGCACGGTTTTCCTGAACTCTGGTACTCGTGGAGGCACCAGATCACCGCACTCGCTTCCCATGGCTACTGGGCTGTGGCTCCTGACCTCCGTGGTTTTGGTGACACCGATGCCCCACCCTCTCCTAGTAGCTATACTGCATTTCACATCGTGGGCGACCTCATTGCCCTCATCGACCTCCTTGGCCAAGATCAG GTGTTTATGGTGGCACATGACTGGGGAGCCGTGATTGGTTGGCATTTCTGCTTGTTTCGCCCCGATCGAGTTAAGGCTCTCGTCTGCCTCAGCGTTCCCTTTACTCCTCGAAACCCATCAGCTAAGCCCATCGATCGAATGCGAGCTACCCTGGGAGAGGATTACTATATCTGCAGATTCCAG AAACTGGGAGCTAATGGCACCATGGACTGGTGTACAAGTAAAAGTTCCAGTCAAGTTTATTGTAGGTGA
- the LOC122057722 gene encoding epoxide hydrolase A-like: MEGIGHRMVRVNGIEMHIAEKGDGPVVLLLHGFPELWYSWRHQIIALASHGYLAVAPDLRGFGDTDAPPSPSSYTAFHIVGDLVALIDFLGQDQVFVVGHDWGAVMAWYFCLLRPDRVKALVNLSVAFTPRNPSAKPLDRMRAVLGEDYYICRFQEPGDIEDVFTRFGTTNVLRRMLAARRPSPLYMPKGKEFGHKPYRQISLPSWFSEEDINYYASKFDAKGFTGGLNYYRVMNLNWELMAPWTGVQVKVPVKFMVGDLDLTYNTPGAKKYIHGGGFKRDVPFLQDLVVMEGVGHFINEERPEEISTHILDFIQRF; this comes from the exons atggaagggATTGGGCACAGGATGGTAAGAGTGAATGGAATAGAGATGCATATAGCCGAGAAAGGGGATGGCCCGGTAGTGCTGCTCCTGCACGGTTTTCCTGAACTCTGGTACTCGTGGAGGCACCAGATCATCGCACTCGCCTCCCATGGCTACCTAGCTGTGGCTCCTGACCTCCGTGGTTTTGGTGATACCGATGCCCCACCCTCTCCTAGTAGCTATACCGCCTTTCATATCGTTGGCGACCTCGTTGCCCTGATCGACTTTCTTGGCCAAGATCAG GTGTTTGTGGTGGGACATGACTGGGGAGCAGTGATGGCTTGGTATTTCTGCTTGCTTCGACCCGATCGAGTTAAGGCTCTCGTCAACCTCAGCGTAGCCTTTACTCCTCGAAACCCTTCCGCTAAGCCCCTCGATCGAATGCGAGCTGTCCTGGGAGAGGATTACTATATCTGCAGATTCCAG GAACCTGGAGACATAGAAGATGTGTTTACTCGTTTCGGTACTACAAATGTGCTTAGGAGAATGCTAGCAGCCCGCCGCCCATCTCCACTTTATATGCCTAAAGGCAAAGAATTTGGACATAAACCTTATCGTCAAATTTCCTTGCCCTCTTGGTTTTCAGAAGAAGACATTAATTACTATGCTAGCAAATTCGATGCAAAAGGCTTCACTGGGGGATTGAATTACTATCGAGTTATGAATCT AAACTGGGAGCTAATGGCACCATGGACTGGTGTACAAGTAAAGGTGCCAGTCAAGTTTATGGTAGGTGACCTGGATTTGACATACAACACCCCAGGTGCCAAGAAATACATACATGGTGGTGGCTTTAAGAGAGATGTGCCATTTCTGCAGGATTTGGTTGTGATGGAAGGAGTGGGTCACTTCATCAATGAAGAAAGGCCTGAAGAAATATCCACTCATATTTTGGATTTCATTCAGAGATTTTGA
- the LOC122057724 gene encoding uncharacterized protein LOC122057724 codes for MRHRMGRTSYAVIREKLRNEDPEKKLPNRIKMFDFTHKRPGCSMDDESAEKLEKMQRELSLQPKEMQQDNDVIDETFTKVMGRDRRGYVRMFGPGVTPKQVFGLEGLRAQRQGQHISELRLENSQLKEQISQQGVEMNEMKSQIAMLMQFMTSFQSSQG; via the exons ATGCGTCATAGAATGGGTAGAACTTCATATGCCGTCATACGTGAGAAATTG cGTAACGAGGACCCAGAGAAAAAGCTTCCAAACCGTATCAAAATGTTTGACTTCACCCATAAAAGGCCTGGATGTTCCATGGATGACGAGTCTGCGGAAAAGTTG GAAAAAATGCAGCGTGAATTAAGTTTGCAACCTAAAGAAATGCAACAGGACAACGATGTTATTGATGAAACCTTCACCAAAGTAATGGGACGTGATAGACGTGGATATGTACGCATGTTTGGGCCTGGAGTAACCCCAAAACAAGTGTTTGGCTTAGAAGGACTACGCGCTCAGAGGCAAGGACAACATATCTCAGAATTAAGGTTAGAGAATAGCCAATTGAAAGAACAGATTTCTCAACAAGGTGTAGAGATGAATGAGATGAAGTCTCAAATAGCTATGCTTATGCAATTCATGACATCATTCCAATCTTCTCAAGGATAG
- the LOC122057721 gene encoding epoxide hydrolase A-like: MEGIEHSMVRVNGIDMHIAEKGKGPVVLLLHGFPELWYSWRHQMTSLASHGYRAVAPDLRGFGDTDAPPSSSSYTAFHIVGDLVGLIDRLGLDQVFLVAHDWGAVMAWYFCLFRPDRVKAFVSLSITFTPRNPSVKPLDRMRAALGEDYYICRFQEPGEIEDVFACFGTTDVLRRFLTYRRPAPLFMPKGKEFEHTHDPQISLPSWLLEEDINYYASKFDVKGFTGGVNYYRALNLNWELTAPWTGAQVKVPVKFMVGDLDLTYNTPGAKQYIHGGGLKKDVPFLEDVVVMEGVGHFINEERPEEISTHILDFIQRF, translated from the exons atggaagggATTGAGCATAGCATGGTAAGGGTGAACGGAATAGATATGCATATAGCTGAGAAAGGGAAAGGTCCGGTGGTGCTGCTTCTGCACGGTTTTCCTGAACTCTGGTACTCGTGGAGGCACCAAATGACCTCACTCGCCTCCCATGGCTACCGAGCTGTGGCTCCTGACCTTCGTGGGTTTGGCGACACCGATGCCCCACCCTCTTCTAGTAGCTATACCGCCTTTCACATCGTTGGCGACCTCGTTGGTCTCATCGACCGCCTTGGCCTAGATCAG GTGTTTCTGGTGGCACACGACTGGGGAGCCGTGATGGCTTGGTATTTCTGCTTGTTTCGCCCAGATCGAGTTAAGGCTTTCGTCAGCCTCAGCATTACCTTTACTCCTCGAAACCCTTCCGTTAAGCCCCTCGATCGAATGCGAGCTGCCCTGGGAGAGGATTACTATATCTGCAGATTTCAG GAACCTGGAGAGATAGAAGATGTGTTTGCCTGTTTTGGAACCACAGATGTGCTTAGGAGATTTCTAACATATCGCCGCCCAGCTCCACTTTTTATGCCTAAGGGCAAAGAATTTGAACATACACATGATCCTCAAATTTCCTTGCCCTCTTGGTTGTTAGAAGAAGACATTAATTACTATGCTAGCAAATTTGACGTAAAAGGCTTCACTGGAGGAGTGAATTACTATCGAGCTCTGAATCT AAACTGGGAGCTAACGGCGCCCTGGACTGGTGCGCAAGTAAAAGTGCCAGTCAAGTTTATGGTAGGTGACCTGGATTTGACATACAACACCCCTGGTGCCAAACAATATATACATGGtggtggcttgaagaaagatgTGCCATTTCTGGAGGATGTGGTTGTGATGGAAGGAGTGGGTCACTTCATCAATGAAGAAAGGCCTGAAGAAATATCCACCCATATTTTGGATTTCATTCAGAGATTTTGA